The following proteins are encoded in a genomic region of Montipora foliosa isolate CH-2021 chromosome 8, ASM3666993v2, whole genome shotgun sequence:
- the LOC137968396 gene encoding uncharacterized protein, translating to MPKHHCCAYKCSNSEAKKKQPDKYPEFSDDTLHCFPPDNEKTQYARGMNERERRRRWILACRLESLSVTRHTRICSKYFEGGSGPTKASPIPTIFDFPKHLQPKKVKQRQDPEERRLKGVMNASMRSATQKQSRPRPSQSKASASLNHREPTLYQENQLKHNESRMGEQISDQEMLFASSELGHNESVVDNEIDDRDLLLVKSQPELRVNPTKFKDDLLYHDEAVQTDLTADQVSKTEQAHFKLNEQRNELKRELFMEDVQRDDNSVKFYTGLPSFSCLLMLFNFLKPIANGMKYWDGKNKTRTEKYQENTDKGKPGRKRQLPLFAEFVMVLVRLRLEIKVEKPIAPSSQKVTWSDYKSHNTFKLLVGITPSGAFSFISDLYSGAISDRAITIKSGLLEQLEPMDDVMADRGFNLRDLITKKKATLNIPPFAKGKQLSTKARTRTQRIASLRIHVERAIQRMKKFRLLQGVIPISIAAVANQVVFVCAALCNFLKPLVKK from the exons ATGCCCAAACATCATTGTTGTGCGTACAAGTGTTCCAACAGCGaagcaaagaaaaagcaacCGGACAAATATCCCGAATTTTCAGACGATACTTTACACTGTTTTCCACCAGATAACGAAAAAACACAATACGCTCGTGGAATGAATGAGCGGGAGAGACGTCGAAGGTGGATTCTAGCATGTCGACTGGAAAGCTTAAGCGTCACAAGGCATACTCGGATATGCTCTAAGTACTTTGAAGGAGGCTCAGGGCCCACTAAGGCAAGCCCTATTCCTACTATATTTGATTTTCCTAAACACCTCCAGCcgaaaaaagtaaaacaacGCCAGGATCCGGAGGAGAGACGATTGAAAGGCGTGATGAATGCTTCTATGAGAAGCGCAACTCAAAAGCAAAGCAGACCTCGACCTAGCCAATCGAAGGCAAGCGCTAGTTTGAATCACCGGGAACCGACTTTGTACCAAGAAAATCAATTGAAACACAATGAAAGTAGAATGGGTGAGCAAATCAGTGATCAGGAGATGTTGTTTGCATCATCCGAGTTAGGTCACAATGAAAGTGTTGTGGATAATGAAATCGATGATCGCGATTTGTTGCTTGTAAAATCTCAACCAGAACTCAGGGTGAATCCTACGAAGTTTAAGGACGATTTATTATATCACGATGAAGCTGTCCAAACAGATTTAACGGCTGATCAAGTCAGCAAAACGGAGCAGGCTcactttaaattaaatgaaCAGCGAAATGAATTAAAAAGGGAACTATTTATGGAGGACGTGCAACGAGACGATAATTCAGTCAAGTTTTACACTGGCTTGCCTTCATTTTCATGTCTTCTCATGTTATTTAATTTCCTGAAGCCTATTGCAAATGGCATGAAGTACTGGGATGGAAAGAACAAGACACGAACGGAGAAATATCAG gAGAACACGGACAAGGGTAAACCTGGCCGAAAGAGGCAGCTCCCTTTATTTGCTGAGTTTGTGATGGTACTGGTTCGCCTTCGATTGG AAATAAAGGTTGAGAAACCCATTGCTCCCTCTTCCCAAAAAGTCACTTGGAGTGATTACAAAAGCCACAATACATTCAAACTACTTGTTGGAATTACCCCTTCGGGAGCATTTAGTTTTATCTCTGACCTTTACTCTGGTGCAATATCTGACCGTGCAATAACTATCAAGTCAGGGTTACTAGAACAGTTAGAGCCCATGGATGATGTCATGGCTGATCGAGGATTTAACTTGAGAGACCTCATTACCAAGAAAAAGGCAACATTAAACATACCCCCATTTGCCAAGGGAAAGCAGTTGTCAACTAAAGCACGTACTAGAACACAACGGATAGCTTCTCTAAGAATTCATGTGGAGAGAGCTATCCAGCGAATGAAAAAATTCAGGTTATTACAGGGGGTCATTCCAATTAGTATAGCTGCAGTGGCTAATCAGGTTGTATTTGTGTGTGCTGCTCTTTGCAATTTTCTAAAACCacttgtgaaaaagtaa
- the LOC137968397 gene encoding uncharacterized protein, which produces MGLKQHVNGSTHEGGHTLDLVITWERDDVIKSAPVIDRFISHQAAVLCLLNYVKPPAVVKEINYRQLKAIDMDALRADLRDSDLCTKEFTDVDEMAICYNSTLPAILDKHAPLKTKTVAWFNSQMKAAIRARRKAERIWRKSKSAHDLSVFKAKKNHATFIMNQARCEYYTSHIQENSSNQRKLFQSTTALLCDAKDVSFPPEVPDQLATNFGNVFVQKIERINRSLADLSAQSQSPPHTDEHSTCADGRFTNFKSLTQDQVRMHIEKAPKKSCQLDPFSTSIVVQLLLFSLLPVITKLLNLSFETGQFAGTWKEVLVLPSLKKHNLDIAYKNLSPVSNLAYISKLSERASAHQFTEHLAVTERHSLLQSAYKSLHSTETALLKVKNDILMSMNQQHVTLLVLLDLSAAFDMIHHDKLIQRLESDFGVTGNALAWLRSYLYDRFQRVSVNGGLFKKFPLCQGVPQGSCLGPLLFIIYTRKLFDIVERYLPQVHCYADNTQLYLSFSPD; this is translated from the coding sequence ATGGGTTTAAAGCAGCATGTGAACGGTTCGACACATGAGGGCGGCCATACCCTGGATTTGGTCATCACCTGGGAACGTGATGATGTCATCAAGAGTGCGCCAGTCATTGACCGGTTCATATCTCACCAAGCTGCAGTACTTTGTCTCTTGAACTATGTAAAACCGCCAGCTGTTGTGAAGGAGATCAATTACAGACAGCTGAAGGCTATTGACATGGATGCATTGCGTGCTGATCTCAGGGATTCTGATCTGTGTACCAAGGAATTCACAGATGTGGATGAAATGGCCATTTGCTACAACTCCACTCTCCCGGCCATTCTTGACAAACACGCACCTCTGAAAACTAAGACTGTCGCCTGGTTTAACAGTCAGATGAAGGCTGCCATACGGGCTAGACGAAAGGCCGAGAGGATCTGGCGCAAGTCTAAATCTGCACATGACCTTAGTGTTTTTAAGGCGAAGAAAAACCATGCAACATTTATCATGAATCAAGCCCGTTGTGAATATTACACCAGTCACATTCAAGAAAACAGCTCTAACCAGAGGAAGCTATTCCAATCTACTACGGCCTTGCTGTGTGATGCTAAGGACGTTTCTTTCCCTCCGGAAGTCCCTGACCAGCTTGCCACTAATTTTGGCAACGTCTTTGTCCAGAAGATTGAGAGGATAAATAGGTCTCTAGCTGACCTGTCAGCGCAGTCTCAATCGCCTCCTCACACGGATGAGCATAGCACATGCGCCGATGGACGGTTTACCAACTTCAAGTCCCTGACGCAAGATCAAGTGCGCATGCACATTGAAAAGGCGCCTAAAAAATCGTGCCAGCTTGACCCGTTCTCAACGTCGATTGTtgttcagttgttgttgttcagttTGCTGCCAGTCATAACCAAGTTACTCAATCTTTCTTTTGAGACTGGCCAGTTTGCTGGGACCTGGAAAGAGGTGCTTGTCTTGCCTTCTCTTAAGAAGCACAACTTGGACATTGCCTATAAGAATCTCAGTCCAGTGAGCAATCTCGCTTATATATCCAAGCTCTCAGAAAGGGCGAGTGCCCATCAGTTCACTGAGCATCTGGCAGTCACCGAGCGCCATTCCCTGCTGCAATCTGCGTACAAGTCTCTACACAGCACGGAAACAGCTTTACTTAAAGTAAAGAATGACATCCTGATGTCAATGAATCAGCAACATGTCACCCTGCTTGTTTTATTGGATTTAAGTGCAGCATTTGACATGATACACCATGATAAACTGATTCAGCGTCTCGAGTCTGACTTCGGAGTAACGGGCAATGCGCTTGCTTGGCTCAGGTCATATTTATATGACCGGTTCCAGCGAGTGTCTGTCAATGGTGGTCTTTTCAAGAAGTTCCCCCTGTGTCAAGGCGTCCCTCAAGGATCTTGCTTAGGCCCGCTGCTCTTCATCATATATACGCGCAAGCTATTTGACATCGTGGAGCGTTACCTGCCACAAGTCCATTGCTATGCTGATAATACGCAGCTGTACCTTTCCTTCAGCCCAGACTAA